From Candidatus Manganitrophus morganii, the proteins below share one genomic window:
- a CDS encoding multicopper oxidase domain-containing protein, whose product MNTARRNVFTIFFALLLVLSGREGVLAGGADHDHSHAPDSAAASTNWEEKFKAQLVREDQAEGRAGHADRVDAAMNKLMDEISKGTGGHSNHGGESGPFSGMAMMQQMDQSFFLGPTGVAESVTSGGRCPKNAPVKEYDISAINVEITLNQWLDFHPGYMYVLSENEAKVREEEKKNAEAREKEGYDPGAVTTGLQTDMIQPLNIRGNQGDCIVFTLRNKLDGEDVSMHIHGSSTIVKTSGKAATIANPESTVKPGESQTFEWYIRPNEQEGAHTFHSHVGREQASLGMIGTFVVEPMGSKYLDPITGKESKSGWQMMIVSDKRMRPTSKDFREFILIYHEIGDESFRPLNRQGEMIPQRDPNTDAYRPSARAMNYRSEPFGVNNLALQEKYFHFEDESLGYSSYTFADAPTTIPRSYLGDPAKFRLVHGGGEVFHSHHPHGGTIRWLRQPKADGKGEFLLTAAENGPVKFPEIRTTSDRVDVQVIGPSEVLDLQTECGSGLCQQLAGDFLFHCHVAHHYVAGMWGYWRVYNTLQSGNYPMASTDVMPPLQELPDRKGRIKAAVTSDKLVGKTMDWYDKKWNVTSNKSDWSKPIPEISIKDWVKMMLPPAGQPGHTADEKGQIMAYDATVWDWVWEGNKAMGEPEVTGKFDWPKYKSPMPGKRPPILFDAATGKLAWPHFKPHFGKRVPFARHHGPAPWLEPIHMEKENGSLPSDPGGKNVAGMETTQPAKPGEQGRWSLCPENAGRKQYTIHFIETPIQLTKGLGKQKPVVDPKGLLYVLHEDEKEIRANPASDKTIPLVYRASVYDCVDVILKSEWEDNDTTNFQMSKINIHIHFIQFDNQASDGVITGFSYDQSVRPFTQMGKKKQKGLPAPMNAVITEDVKAGANSIKIKMGEGATPFHVGTDLMIGMDEVNSSEVRWIKSIEGDTVTFTEPLANAHKKGEIASVEWVRYRYWVDADSGTVFWHDHAFGATTWPHGGVGAMIVEPPGSTYHDPVTGKEIRSGPVADIRSTEPIGYGINGSFRELVVMPHDTVPYTAQVVVEGNPPGQTIQVAIDAGQTLSFQMPYDLDLVAVPMLNGGTHTTGGGFNFRSESVARRLKMNPDPTLIFSSKTHQDPSTPLLRAYLGDTIAVRLLHTLMNETHTWKVAGHAFRTERFAEHSDFRNAHHVGIAERYDLVFKAGGPQQMAGDYLHYNGRASHLSEGSWGIIRVLDKEVKDLQKLPGTGEIPQSAKTLCPSDAPVKTFNVIAADRALKFNTKAGDFIEVDFDRKLLVSNPKGKIFMLEGEKRKVADGDFQPMPLVLRVNSGDCIKVNLKNEMKGSKASFSSDMLSFDPKDSQGVNVGNNPGDQTVAPGKSKTYTFYAHPQYGEFASLVWDWGNFINNVRDGLFGAIIVGPKGAKFRDPMNGDDVSMKNAWAADVILDRSLPDSMGRSDYRDVALFFQDEDNIIGTSFMPYIQQIGGLTGVNYRAEPWMYREENGCEPGNMFTPCLAGETAPETPTIMAHSGDPVRIHVFGAFSEQNQIFSIEGHEWPFKPNMEGADMLSSLQFGGAEYLDVFLKEGAGGPFALPGDYVWQNHRMPYAAAGQWGYLRALPKGDRRILPLNGAAGPGGKTAEAPVEEAPETVSELKDQAPGPVSMLHQ is encoded by the coding sequence ATGAATACTGCAAGGCGGAACGTCTTCACAATATTCTTCGCTCTCTTATTGGTTCTGTCGGGAAGGGAGGGGGTCTTAGCCGGCGGGGCGGACCATGACCATTCCCATGCTCCCGATTCAGCGGCGGCATCGACCAATTGGGAAGAGAAATTCAAGGCCCAGCTCGTTCGGGAAGATCAGGCCGAAGGGCGCGCCGGCCATGCAGATCGCGTCGACGCGGCAATGAACAAATTGATGGATGAGATCTCCAAGGGAACGGGAGGACATTCCAATCACGGCGGGGAGAGCGGTCCTTTCAGCGGCATGGCGATGATGCAGCAGATGGACCAGAGCTTCTTCCTCGGCCCGACAGGGGTGGCGGAAAGCGTCACCTCGGGCGGTCGTTGTCCGAAGAACGCGCCGGTAAAAGAGTATGACATCTCCGCGATCAACGTCGAGATCACGCTGAATCAGTGGCTCGACTTTCACCCCGGATACATGTACGTCCTCTCGGAGAATGAAGCGAAGGTCCGTGAAGAAGAAAAGAAGAACGCGGAGGCCCGTGAGAAAGAAGGTTATGATCCGGGTGCCGTGACGACCGGTCTTCAGACCGATATGATTCAGCCGCTGAATATCCGCGGAAACCAGGGTGATTGTATCGTCTTTACGCTGCGGAACAAGCTGGACGGCGAAGATGTCAGCATGCACATCCACGGCTCCAGCACGATCGTGAAGACGAGCGGAAAAGCGGCCACCATCGCCAACCCCGAATCGACAGTGAAGCCGGGCGAGAGCCAGACGTTCGAGTGGTATATCCGTCCCAACGAACAGGAGGGGGCGCATACTTTCCACAGCCATGTCGGCCGGGAGCAGGCGAGCCTCGGCATGATCGGAACGTTCGTCGTCGAGCCGATGGGGTCGAAATACCTCGATCCGATCACCGGGAAAGAGAGCAAGAGCGGCTGGCAGATGATGATCGTCAGCGACAAGAGGATGCGGCCGACCTCGAAGGATTTCCGTGAATTCATTCTGATTTACCACGAAATCGGAGACGAATCGTTCCGACCGTTGAACCGGCAGGGAGAGATGATTCCGCAGCGCGATCCGAACACCGACGCCTATCGTCCTTCCGCCCGCGCGATGAACTATCGCAGCGAGCCGTTCGGCGTCAACAACCTGGCGCTTCAAGAAAAGTATTTCCACTTTGAAGACGAATCGCTTGGGTACAGCTCCTACACCTTTGCCGATGCTCCGACGACCATTCCCCGGTCCTATCTCGGAGATCCGGCCAAATTTCGCCTGGTCCACGGCGGCGGCGAAGTGTTCCACTCGCATCATCCGCACGGCGGAACGATCCGCTGGCTGCGTCAGCCGAAAGCCGACGGCAAGGGTGAATTCCTTTTGACGGCGGCCGAGAACGGTCCGGTGAAATTCCCCGAGATCCGTACCACCTCCGATCGCGTCGACGTTCAGGTGATCGGCCCCTCTGAAGTGCTCGATCTGCAGACCGAGTGCGGCTCCGGCCTCTGCCAGCAGTTGGCGGGAGATTTCCTCTTCCACTGCCATGTGGCGCACCACTATGTGGCCGGGATGTGGGGGTATTGGAGAGTCTACAACACGCTGCAGTCGGGTAACTATCCGATGGCAAGCACCGATGTCATGCCGCCGCTGCAAGAGCTTCCAGATCGGAAAGGCCGGATCAAGGCAGCGGTGACTTCCGACAAGCTTGTCGGAAAGACGATGGACTGGTACGACAAGAAATGGAATGTGACTTCCAATAAATCGGATTGGAGCAAGCCGATTCCCGAGATCTCGATCAAGGACTGGGTCAAAATGATGCTCCCGCCCGCCGGTCAGCCGGGGCATACCGCAGACGAGAAGGGGCAGATTATGGCTTATGATGCCACCGTCTGGGATTGGGTTTGGGAAGGAAACAAGGCGATGGGCGAGCCGGAAGTAACCGGCAAGTTCGATTGGCCCAAATATAAATCTCCGATGCCCGGCAAGCGTCCGCCGATTCTCTTTGACGCGGCGACCGGAAAACTCGCCTGGCCGCATTTCAAGCCGCACTTCGGAAAGCGGGTGCCGTTTGCCCGCCATCATGGACCGGCCCCTTGGTTGGAGCCGATCCACATGGAGAAAGAGAATGGTTCACTCCCCTCTGATCCGGGCGGAAAAAATGTGGCCGGAATGGAGACGACACAGCCGGCCAAGCCGGGTGAGCAGGGCCGATGGAGCCTCTGCCCCGAGAATGCGGGCCGCAAACAGTACACGATCCATTTCATCGAAACCCCGATTCAGTTGACCAAAGGGCTCGGCAAGCAAAAGCCGGTCGTCGATCCGAAGGGGCTCCTTTATGTTCTCCATGAGGATGAAAAGGAGATCCGGGCGAATCCGGCGAGTGATAAGACGATCCCATTGGTCTATCGGGCCAGTGTTTACGACTGCGTCGATGTCATCTTGAAGAGCGAGTGGGAGGATAACGACACCACCAACTTCCAGATGTCGAAGATCAATATCCACATCCACTTCATCCAGTTCGACAATCAGGCATCGGACGGCGTGATCACCGGGTTCTCGTATGATCAGTCTGTCCGCCCCTTTACGCAAATGGGGAAGAAGAAGCAAAAAGGTCTTCCTGCTCCGATGAATGCGGTGATTACGGAAGATGTGAAGGCAGGCGCCAACTCCATCAAAATCAAGATGGGAGAAGGGGCGACTCCCTTTCATGTGGGGACCGATCTGATGATCGGGATGGATGAGGTCAACTCTTCGGAAGTTCGCTGGATTAAATCGATCGAAGGCGACACCGTTACCTTTACCGAGCCGTTGGCGAATGCGCACAAAAAAGGGGAGATTGCCTCGGTCGAGTGGGTGCGGTACCGTTACTGGGTCGATGCCGACAGCGGGACGGTCTTCTGGCATGACCATGCCTTCGGCGCTACCACCTGGCCGCACGGCGGGGTTGGCGCCATGATCGTCGAGCCGCCGGGGTCAACCTATCACGATCCGGTGACCGGAAAAGAGATCCGAAGCGGTCCGGTGGCCGACATCCGTTCCACCGAGCCGATCGGCTACGGCATCAACGGCAGCTTTAGAGAACTGGTTGTGATGCCTCACGACACCGTCCCCTACACCGCCCAGGTGGTTGTGGAAGGGAACCCTCCCGGTCAGACCATTCAGGTCGCGATCGATGCGGGGCAGACCCTCTCCTTCCAGATGCCGTATGATTTGGATCTGGTCGCGGTGCCGATGCTGAATGGGGGAACCCACACTACCGGAGGGGGATTCAACTTCCGGTCGGAGTCGGTGGCGCGGCGGTTGAAAATGAATCCCGATCCCACCTTGATCTTTTCGAGCAAGACGCATCAAGATCCGAGCACCCCGCTTCTGCGGGCGTATTTGGGAGACACCATTGCGGTTCGGCTCCTTCATACGCTGATGAACGAGACGCATACCTGGAAGGTGGCGGGACATGCCTTCCGGACGGAGCGGTTCGCGGAGCATTCCGACTTTAGAAATGCGCACCATGTCGGGATCGCCGAGCGTTACGATCTGGTCTTTAAGGCGGGCGGCCCTCAGCAAATGGCGGGGGATTATCTCCACTACAACGGCCGGGCCTCTCACCTCTCGGAAGGGAGCTGGGGGATCATCCGGGTGTTGGACAAGGAGGTGAAAGATCTTCAGAAGCTTCCCGGAACGGGAGAGATCCCGCAATCGGCGAAAACACTCTGTCCGTCGGATGCGCCGGTGAAGACCTTCAACGTCATCGCAGCCGATCGGGCCTTGAAGTTCAACACCAAGGCCGGCGATTTTATCGAGGTCGACTTCGACCGCAAGCTGTTGGTATCCAACCCGAAGGGCAAGATCTTCATGCTCGAAGGGGAGAAGCGTAAGGTGGCCGATGGCGATTTCCAGCCGATGCCGCTCGTTCTGCGGGTAAATTCAGGGGACTGCATCAAGGTGAATCTGAAGAACGAAATGAAGGGGAGCAAGGCGTCGTTCAGCTCCGACATGCTCTCGTTCGACCCTAAAGATTCTCAAGGGGTCAACGTCGGCAACAACCCCGGCGATCAGACCGTCGCCCCCGGCAAGAGCAAGACCTACACCTTCTACGCGCATCCTCAATATGGCGAGTTTGCTTCTCTGGTGTGGGATTGGGGGAATTTCATCAACAACGTTCGGGACGGTCTCTTTGGGGCCATCATCGTCGGCCCGAAGGGGGCGAAGTTCCGCGACCCGATGAACGGAGACGATGTCTCGATGAAAAACGCTTGGGCGGCCGATGTGATCCTCGATCGCTCACTGCCGGATAGCATGGGCCGGTCCGATTACCGCGATGTCGCCCTCTTCTTCCAGGACGAGGACAACATCATCGGAACGTCGTTCATGCCCTATATCCAGCAGATCGGCGGATTGACCGGCGTGAACTACCGGGCCGAGCCGTGGATGTATCGGGAGGAAAACGGGTGTGAGCCGGGTAATATGTTCACCCCCTGCTTGGCCGGCGAGACCGCTCCGGAAACACCGACGATCATGGCACATTCAGGCGATCCGGTTCGGATCCATGTCTTCGGAGCCTTCAGCGAGCAGAACCAAATCTTCAGCATTGAAGGACATGAATGGCCCTTCAAGCCGAACATGGAGGGGGCCGATATGCTCAGCAGTCTCCAATTCGGCGGCGCCGAGTACCTCGACGTATTTTTGAAGGAAGGGGCGGGCGGTCCGTTCGCTCTTCCCGGCGACTATGTCTGGCAGAACCATCGGATGCCGTATGCGGCGGCCGGACAGTGGGGCTATCTGAGAGCGCTTCCAAAGGGCGATCGGAGAATCCTTCCGTTGAACGGCGCTGCGGGGCCGGGCGGAAAGACCGCCGAGGCGCCGGTAGAAGAGGCGCCGGAAACGGTCTCTGAATTGAAAGACCAGGCCCCCGGTCCGGTGTCGATGCTGCATCAGTAA
- a CDS encoding carboxypeptidase-like regulatory domain-containing protein, translating to MIIGLLAVWVLIGSSTGWGYEEGPITDSGVLEGKVVLNGTPPPARIFHLIFSPNIDFCGRISDGKGNRLLKEFQVAPDGGLKHAVVAVVGVQRGKPFDYTPEVTIENCRIAPWVTPVRNGHPFRMVNNDPIAHDVQGYTLKDKYTFAMFNKPLTPETIASKTVKLRNGHYIFRTQCGVHDFMQSWGLAVGNPYFAVTGQDGRFTIPDLPPGEYDVIAWHPHVKVRAGRIKIDPSGKSELNFAFDAGEIDIPLHDLQTQFRMDTALQPHHLVPPAVELQQY from the coding sequence ATGATCATCGGTTTGTTGGCTGTCTGGGTCTTGATCGGCTCGTCGACCGGATGGGGGTATGAGGAAGGGCCGATCACCGACAGCGGCGTTCTGGAGGGAAAAGTTGTCTTGAATGGAACGCCCCCTCCCGCCCGGATCTTTCACCTGATTTTCTCGCCGAACATCGATTTTTGCGGGAGGATTTCCGATGGAAAGGGAAACCGGCTGCTCAAGGAATTCCAGGTTGCCCCGGATGGAGGGCTCAAGCATGCAGTGGTCGCGGTGGTCGGGGTGCAGCGGGGGAAGCCCTTCGACTATACTCCGGAAGTCACGATCGAAAACTGCCGGATCGCCCCGTGGGTGACCCCGGTCCGCAACGGCCATCCGTTCCGGATGGTGAACAACGATCCGATCGCGCACGATGTTCAGGGCTACACCCTCAAGGACAAATACACCTTCGCGATGTTTAACAAACCGCTTACTCCCGAGACGATAGCATCCAAAACGGTAAAGCTTCGCAACGGTCATTACATTTTTCGCACGCAGTGCGGCGTGCACGATTTTATGCAGTCGTGGGGGCTGGCGGTGGGAAATCCCTACTTTGCAGTGACCGGGCAGGACGGCCGTTTTACGATTCCCGATCTGCCGCCGGGAGAGTACGATGTCATCGCCTGGCACCCGCATGTGAAGGTCCGGGCGGGCCGGATCAAGATCGACCCGAGCGGGAAATCGGAATTAAATTTTGCATTCGACGCGGGGGAGATCGATATCCCGCTTCATGATCTTCAGACGCAGTTCCGGATGGATACGGCCCTTCAACCGCATCATCTTGTGCCGCCGGCGGTCGAGCTTCAGCAGTATTAA
- a CDS encoding carboxypeptidase-like regulatory domain-containing protein yields MSMVFRVGLILIGMISFFDHSNAFGYEEIEVKNGGSVTGKIVLKGPVPDPRIFPLVLYPFGPFCKKISDGEGNVRLKEFIVGKAGALGDAVVAVKEVKKGKPFQKIQADFVAVDCMFHPAEVPDEEQYSVKEGQLHHEHPNVTVLVNHKPISMINKDPIIHNIQVFQNEKGNIILNTPLPVSTEPRGGVLHFAPGKRISQMICGMHEFMQSWGFVVDNPYYTKTKKDGLFNIDQLPPGTYQITAWHPHFDIIEKEITVPANGKVEINFEFDATTVERALYETQHQRRISPATPHDHMLGPKDDRIIID; encoded by the coding sequence ATGTCAATGGTTTTTCGCGTTGGATTGATCCTCATTGGAATGATCTCTTTCTTCGATCATTCCAATGCGTTCGGATATGAAGAGATCGAGGTGAAGAACGGGGGAAGCGTTACCGGGAAGATTGTATTGAAAGGCCCCGTTCCGGATCCGCGTATTTTCCCCTTGGTCCTTTATCCGTTCGGACCCTTCTGTAAAAAAATTTCGGACGGTGAGGGGAATGTCCGGCTCAAGGAGTTCATCGTCGGAAAAGCGGGCGCCCTGGGAGACGCCGTGGTGGCAGTGAAAGAGGTAAAGAAGGGGAAACCTTTTCAGAAGATCCAGGCCGATTTCGTCGCGGTCGATTGCATGTTTCATCCGGCCGAGGTTCCCGACGAGGAGCAATACTCGGTGAAGGAAGGACAACTCCATCACGAGCATCCGAACGTGACCGTTCTGGTGAACCACAAACCGATCTCGATGATCAATAAAGATCCGATCATTCACAACATCCAGGTTTTTCAAAACGAGAAGGGAAATATTATTCTCAACACCCCCCTTCCGGTTTCGACGGAGCCGCGCGGCGGGGTTCTTCATTTCGCCCCTGGAAAGCGGATCTCTCAGATGATTTGCGGGATGCACGAGTTCATGCAGAGTTGGGGTTTCGTCGTCGATAACCCCTACTACACCAAGACGAAGAAGGACGGTTTATTCAACATCGACCAACTTCCGCCGGGAACGTATCAAATTACCGCATGGCATCCCCACTTCGATATTATCGAGAAAGAAATTACCGTTCCCGCAAATGGAAAAGTCGAAATTAATTTTGAGTTCGACGCCACGACGGTCGAGCGGGCGCTTTACGAAACCCAGCACCAGCGTCGAATCAGTCCGGCCACGCCGCACGATCATATGCTCGGTCCGAAGGACGATCGCATTATCATCGATTAA
- a CDS encoding PQQ-binding-like beta-propeller repeat protein, whose amino-acid sequence MVSGERLFQISGEKRWRRSQWGKRRSIFATLLFVSLVLGMLSPLFFPLPGNIGLGYAAKSAGPVKWIYTTGNTIYSRPTIGSDDSIYVSSTDTYLHAIDASGKLRWKQKIGPLKHVHFMRSTPVIAADGTIYVGSTDYHLYAVTSKGELKWRYKAGREVQSSPTLGGDGTVYFGSEDGYFYAVDSRGQLKWRYEIGGSVQSDPVVGNDGVIYLGSEEGFLYAFQSNGELKWRFNAESRIASPTLGLDGTIYAGSADGFLYHISKDGKTLWRYRTAQPISAAPTVGPDGVIYVGSSDGPLYALEPNGTLKWQVQVKSIINSTPRIGPDETIFIGSNDGFLYGFSPEGKRVWQFRPGHAASSIPAIAKDGTIYVGSHEGDLYALSVEPPPHHF is encoded by the coding sequence ATGGTGAGCGGAGAACGCCTTTTTCAAATAAGCGGAGAAAAGCGTTGGCGTCGTTCCCAATGGGGAAAACGCAGGTCGATCTTCGCGACACTCCTCTTCGTCAGCTTGGTTCTCGGAATGTTATCTCCTCTTTTTTTCCCGCTTCCCGGCAATATCGGCCTCGGCTATGCCGCCAAAAGCGCCGGTCCGGTAAAATGGATCTACACGACCGGAAACACGATCTACTCCCGCCCGACGATCGGATCGGATGATTCGATTTACGTCAGCTCGACGGATACCTATCTCCACGCGATCGATGCCAGCGGAAAATTGCGCTGGAAGCAAAAGATCGGCCCGCTGAAACATGTCCATTTTATGAGATCGACTCCCGTCATCGCCGCGGATGGGACTATTTATGTCGGATCAACCGATTACCATCTCTACGCGGTGACCTCCAAAGGCGAATTGAAATGGCGTTACAAAGCGGGAAGGGAGGTTCAATCCTCTCCGACCCTGGGGGGAGACGGAACGGTCTACTTCGGATCGGAAGACGGTTATTTTTATGCGGTTGATTCCCGCGGACAATTAAAGTGGAGGTATGAGATTGGCGGCTCCGTTCAATCCGATCCGGTGGTTGGGAATGACGGCGTCATTTATCTTGGTTCGGAGGAGGGATTTCTCTACGCCTTTCAGTCGAATGGGGAACTAAAGTGGCGCTTCAACGCGGAGAGCCGCATCGCCTCGCCGACCCTCGGACTGGACGGGACGATCTATGCCGGATCCGCGGACGGTTTTCTTTATCACATTTCTAAAGACGGCAAAACGTTATGGCGATATCGGACGGCGCAGCCGATTTCGGCGGCCCCTACGGTCGGCCCGGACGGCGTCATTTACGTCGGATCATCCGATGGCCCCCTCTATGCGCTCGAACCGAACGGAACGCTGAAATGGCAGGTTCAGGTTAAAAGCATTATCAATTCCACCCCCAGAATCGGTCCTGACGAAACAATTTTCATCGGATCGAACGACGGATTCCTCTATGGATTCAGCCCGGAAGGAAAACGGGTCTGGCAGTTTCGGCCCGGACATGCCGCCTCTTCGATTCCTGCCATTGCAAAAGACGGCACGATTTATGTCGGTTCCCACGAGGGGGATCTCTACGCCCTGAGCGTAGAGCCGCCGCCGCATCATTTTTAA